A single region of the Halobacterium wangiae genome encodes:
- a CDS encoding DUF7344 domain-containing protein — MSRLHAALASDQRRLVLAYFERTGEATASLDDLTAFLATQQADTEREHVRKNLHHRDLPKLADQGLIDYDARSATVRYWGAPTVVPADEWSQYLTRGVVA; from the coding sequence ATGAGTCGATTGCACGCGGCGCTCGCGAGCGACCAGCGACGGCTCGTGCTGGCCTACTTTGAGCGGACGGGGGAGGCCACGGCATCGCTGGACGACCTCACTGCGTTCCTCGCCACGCAGCAGGCCGACACCGAGCGCGAGCACGTCCGGAAGAACCTCCACCACCGTGACTTGCCGAAGTTAGCCGACCAGGGCCTCATCGACTACGACGCCCGGTCAGCCACGGTCCGGTACTGGGGCGCTCCCACAGTAGTCCCAGCGGACGAATGGTCGCAGTATCTCACTCGCGGCGTGGTGGCGTAA
- a CDS encoding tyrosine-type recombinase/integrase, whose protein sequence is MSKNPREKFERERGRCEDIEDDDVREAVLAYGDAMDREYDYENAPKPTSTGAVTRESKSNGTAAIYLSAVRSAHDRGLNLLEADAETVNHFMLDLVNDPDDRRYGLVDEDYEDKIQKSSGQRWQSALIGFYRYCTEPGVSDDRPTVAVEWPADDIHIFPDRSDPKYDEDDMPEQADLDALREACLYSQNTHRDRALLELAAGTGQRVYALVTLKVKHVRLEDEVPHILLNPEIDGDGDKNAIEYTGRFKPIVSDIGPIREWLRHHPLRDDDVRARYDGVPEQFEDCYLLIGALNHKDTDPTSHWDADAARDMLVRRKENTKTMPGVKTVDVPVNPHNWRHYAYTRSKDLAIPESKRRSVFGWARDSNIGERLYDHKANTDNSRDFADAWAETFGTEGGTSVAEQVVGDAALADLSPEATRALVRELATDETAMRELAAAVREAAE, encoded by the coding sequence ATGTCGAAAAATCCACGCGAGAAGTTCGAGCGGGAACGCGGACGTTGCGAGGACATCGAGGACGACGACGTGCGAGAGGCCGTGCTCGCGTACGGCGACGCCATGGACCGCGAGTACGACTACGAGAACGCCCCCAAGCCCACCTCTACCGGCGCAGTCACGCGAGAGAGCAAATCGAACGGCACCGCGGCCATCTACCTCTCGGCAGTGCGCTCCGCCCACGACCGCGGCCTCAACCTCCTCGAAGCCGATGCCGAGACGGTCAACCACTTCATGCTGGACCTCGTGAACGACCCCGACGACCGCCGGTACGGCCTCGTGGACGAGGACTACGAGGACAAAATCCAGAAGTCGTCCGGCCAACGGTGGCAGTCCGCCCTCATCGGGTTCTACCGCTACTGCACGGAACCCGGCGTCAGCGACGACCGCCCGACCGTCGCCGTCGAGTGGCCCGCCGACGACATCCACATATTTCCCGACCGGTCGGACCCGAAATACGACGAGGACGACATGCCCGAGCAAGCCGACCTCGACGCGCTCCGGGAAGCCTGCCTGTACTCGCAGAACACGCACCGGGACCGTGCGCTCCTCGAACTCGCCGCCGGTACCGGCCAGCGCGTCTACGCACTCGTGACCCTGAAGGTCAAACACGTCCGTCTGGAGGATGAGGTTCCGCACATCCTGCTGAACCCCGAGATAGACGGCGACGGCGACAAGAACGCCATCGAGTATACGGGGCGATTCAAACCCATCGTCTCCGACATCGGCCCCATCCGCGAGTGGCTGCGGCACCACCCGCTCCGGGACGACGACGTGCGCGCCAGATACGACGGCGTGCCCGAGCAGTTCGAGGACTGCTACCTGCTCATCGGCGCACTCAACCACAAGGACACCGACCCCACCAGTCACTGGGACGCTGACGCTGCCCGCGACATGCTCGTCCGCCGCAAGGAGAACACCAAGACCATGCCCGGCGTGAAGACCGTGGACGTGCCCGTGAACCCCCACAACTGGCGTCACTACGCCTACACGCGGTCGAAGGACCTCGCGATTCCCGAGAGCAAGCGCCGGTCGGTGTTCGGGTGGGCACGCGACTCGAACATCGGCGAACGCCTCTACGACCACAAGGCGAACACGGACAACTCGCGGGATTTCGCCGACGCGTGGGCGGAGACGTTCGGGACCGAGGGCGGCACGAGCGTCGCCGAGCAGGTCGTCGGGGACGCCGCACTCGCGGACCTCTCCCCCGAAGCCACCCGGGCACTCGTCCGCGAACTCGCGACCGACGAGACCGCCATGCGGGAACTCGCCGCCGCCGTGCGCGAGGCCGCCGAGTAG
- a CDS encoding tRNA (N(6)-L-threonylcarbamoyladenosine(37)-C(2))-methylthiotransferase, whose product MARYHIETYGCTSNRGESREIERRLRDAGHHQVEGPDAADVAILNTCTVVEKTERNMLRRAKELESETVDLIVTGCMALAQGEEFRAEDVDAQILHWDEVPEAVTNGECPTTTPDADPILDGVIGILPIARGCMSNCSYCITKQATGRVDSPPVEENVEKARALVHAGAKEIRITGQDTGVYGWDKGERKLPELLERIATEIDGDFRVRVGMANPGGVHGIREELARVFAEHDEIYNFLHAPVQSGSDDVLADMRRQHEVAQYVDIVETFDDYLEEWTLSTDFIVGFPTETDHDHEQSMALLRETRPEKINVTRFSKRPGTDAADMKGLGGQTKKDRSKAMSDLKMDVVAEAHEEMVGTERNVLVTEQGTGDSVKCYDDSYRQVIVQNASEYGLEPGDFATVEVVGHQTVYAFGEPI is encoded by the coding sequence ATGGCCCGCTACCACATCGAGACGTACGGGTGCACCTCGAACCGCGGCGAGAGCCGCGAGATCGAGCGGCGCCTCCGCGACGCCGGCCACCACCAGGTCGAGGGGCCGGACGCCGCGGACGTCGCCATCCTCAACACCTGTACCGTCGTCGAGAAGACGGAGCGCAACATGCTCCGTCGGGCCAAAGAGCTAGAGAGCGAGACGGTGGACCTCATCGTCACCGGCTGTATGGCGCTGGCCCAGGGCGAGGAGTTCCGCGCGGAGGACGTCGACGCCCAGATCCTCCACTGGGACGAGGTGCCCGAAGCCGTCACGAACGGGGAGTGTCCGACGACGACGCCGGACGCCGACCCGATTCTGGACGGCGTCATCGGCATCCTCCCCATCGCCCGGGGCTGCATGAGCAACTGCTCGTACTGCATCACGAAGCAGGCGACCGGCCGCGTGGACTCGCCGCCGGTCGAGGAGAACGTCGAGAAGGCCCGCGCGCTCGTCCACGCCGGCGCGAAGGAGATCCGTATCACCGGCCAGGACACGGGCGTCTACGGCTGGGACAAGGGCGAGCGGAAGCTCCCCGAACTGCTCGAGCGCATCGCCACCGAGATAGACGGCGACTTCCGCGTCCGCGTGGGGATGGCCAACCCCGGCGGCGTCCACGGCATCCGCGAGGAACTCGCACGGGTGTTCGCCGAGCACGACGAGATCTACAACTTCCTGCACGCGCCCGTGCAGTCCGGCAGCGACGACGTGCTCGCTGACATGCGCCGCCAGCACGAGGTCGCCCAGTACGTCGACATCGTGGAGACGTTCGACGACTACCTCGAGGAGTGGACGCTGTCGACGGACTTCATCGTCGGCTTCCCCACCGAGACCGACCACGACCACGAGCAGTCGATGGCGCTCCTGCGGGAGACCCGCCCGGAGAAGATTAACGTCACGCGGTTCTCGAAGCGCCCCGGCACGGACGCCGCCGACATGAAGGGGCTGGGCGGCCAGACGAAGAAGGACCGCTCGAAGGCGATGTCCGACCTGAAGATGGACGTCGTCGCAGAGGCCCACGAGGAGATGGTGGGCACCGAGCGAAACGTGCTCGTCACCGAGCAGGGGACTGGCGACTCCGTGAAGTGCTACGACGACAGCTACCGGCAGGTCATCGTCCAGAACGCGAGCGAGTACGGCCTCGAACCCGGGGACTTCGCGACGGTCGAGGTCGTCGGTCACCAGACCGTCTACGCGTTCGGCGAACCAATCTGA
- the deoC gene encoding deoxyribose-phosphate aldolase gives MNREELAASIDHTVLGPETTLSDVERVIDEAVEYGMNVCIPPCYVAEARDDAPDDLTIATVIGFPHGQNAPDAKAAEASLAHEDGADELDVVVNVGRLQAGEHDAVREDLEAVVDATPLPVKVIIETALLDDDEKHAACEAAEEAGADMVKTSTGFADGGAEVPDVELMSDYLPVKASGGVGNYEQAQAMFDAGAVRIGASSGVAIVESYDG, from the coding sequence ATGAACCGCGAGGAACTCGCCGCGAGCATCGACCACACCGTCCTCGGGCCGGAGACGACACTCTCGGACGTCGAGCGCGTCATCGACGAGGCCGTCGAGTACGGCATGAACGTCTGCATCCCGCCGTGCTACGTCGCCGAGGCCCGCGACGACGCCCCCGACGACCTCACGATTGCGACCGTGATCGGCTTCCCGCACGGCCAGAACGCACCCGACGCGAAGGCCGCGGAGGCCAGCCTCGCCCACGAGGACGGCGCGGACGAACTCGACGTCGTCGTCAACGTTGGCCGCCTGCAAGCCGGCGAGCACGACGCCGTCCGCGAGGACCTCGAAGCGGTCGTGGACGCCACGCCGCTCCCCGTGAAGGTCATCATCGAGACGGCGCTGCTCGACGACGACGAGAAGCACGCGGCCTGCGAGGCCGCCGAGGAAGCCGGTGCGGACATGGTGAAGACGTCGACCGGGTTCGCCGACGGCGGCGCCGAGGTGCCGGACGTCGAACTGATGAGCGACTACCTCCCGGTAAAGGCCAGCGGCGGCGTCGGCAACTACGAGCAGGCGCAGGCGATGTTCGACGCGGGCGCGGTGCGCATCGGCGCCTCCTCTGGCGTCGCCATCGTCGAGAGCTACGACGGCTAG
- a CDS encoding DUF63 family protein gives MVLPEGFALPPLPYLAAVAAAVVVVAWLLARESPPVDELTILAFGPWMALGSALYVCFQLQLYPESVAPLFGSPIVYATTFAVAGVTWLAARRTSSPLAVLAGVGAVLAVLPAAAAINFGLEHDSLDLAWPLAAVGAAAVLGHVTWLGVRYWRPEAARLTGVAGALAVFGHVLDGTSTAVGIDVLGFGEQTPLSALVMEFAAHLPTEPYLGVGWLFVLVKVVLVSVVVVLVADYVREVPGEGYLVLGIVAAVGLGPGVHNILLFVASNPAGF, from the coding sequence ATGGTGCTCCCCGAAGGGTTCGCACTCCCGCCGCTCCCGTATCTCGCGGCCGTCGCCGCCGCGGTGGTCGTGGTCGCCTGGCTGCTCGCCCGCGAGTCACCGCCAGTCGACGAACTGACGATTCTCGCGTTCGGCCCGTGGATGGCCCTCGGGTCGGCGCTCTACGTCTGCTTCCAGCTCCAGCTCTACCCCGAATCCGTCGCGCCCCTCTTCGGCTCTCCGATTGTCTACGCGACGACGTTCGCCGTCGCTGGCGTGACGTGGCTCGCGGCCCGCCGGACGTCCAGCCCGCTCGCCGTCCTCGCGGGCGTCGGCGCCGTCCTCGCAGTTCTCCCCGCGGCCGCCGCGATCAACTTCGGCCTCGAACACGACTCGTTGGACCTCGCGTGGCCGCTGGCCGCCGTCGGCGCCGCCGCCGTCCTCGGCCACGTCACGTGGCTGGGCGTCCGCTACTGGCGACCCGAGGCGGCCCGCCTCACGGGGGTCGCCGGCGCGCTCGCCGTCTTCGGGCACGTCCTCGACGGCACCTCCACCGCCGTCGGCATCGACGTGCTCGGCTTCGGCGAGCAAACGCCGCTGTCGGCGCTCGTCATGGAGTTCGCGGCCCACCTCCCGACGGAACCCTACCTCGGCGTCGGCTGGCTGTTCGTCCTCGTGAAGGTCGTGCTCGTCTCCGTCGTCGTCGTGCTCGTCGCGGACTACGTCCGGGAGGTGCCCGGCGAGGGCTACCTCGTGCTCGGTATCGTCGCCGCGGTCGGTCTCGGCCCCGGCGTCCACAACATTCTGCTGTTCGTCGCCTCCAACCCCGCAGGGTTTTAG
- a CDS encoding helix-turn-helix domain-containing protein — translation MSVIVEFTIPDEEFLLGEVLAEPAGQAGLRIELERLVPTGDAVIPFLWVHGENYEAFEKHINENPVIGRFDALDRADDWVLYRVEWADEPFSLLEIITQSGGAILEGFGNNGWAFRVRFRDHDALSTFYNLCTGQDIDIHIERSYTLTEKTKFGHRFDLTQDQREALVLALQEGYFQTPRGTSLADLADKLGISEQAVSNRIRRGNEKVLKQALLSSAADFR, via the coding sequence ATGAGTGTCATCGTTGAGTTCACGATTCCGGACGAGGAGTTCCTGCTCGGAGAGGTGCTGGCGGAGCCGGCGGGGCAGGCAGGGCTGCGCATCGAACTCGAACGCCTCGTCCCGACCGGCGATGCAGTCATCCCTTTCCTATGGGTGCATGGCGAGAACTACGAGGCGTTCGAGAAGCACATCAACGAGAATCCCGTCATCGGCAGGTTCGACGCCCTCGACCGGGCCGACGACTGGGTGCTCTACCGCGTCGAGTGGGCTGACGAGCCGTTCAGTCTGCTGGAAATCATCACCCAGAGCGGTGGTGCTATCCTCGAAGGCTTCGGAAATAACGGCTGGGCATTCCGCGTTCGGTTCCGCGACCACGACGCACTCTCGACGTTCTACAATCTCTGCACTGGGCAGGACATCGACATCCACATCGAGCGGTCGTACACGCTCACCGAGAAGACGAAGTTCGGCCACCGGTTCGACCTCACCCAGGACCAGCGCGAGGCGCTCGTCTTGGCGCTCCAGGAGGGCTACTTCCAGACGCCCCGGGGGACCTCACTCGCCGACCTCGCCGACAAACTCGGGATTTCCGAGCAGGCCGTCTCGAATCGGATTCGCCGCGGCAACGAGAAGGTCCTCAAACAGGCGTTGCTCTCCTCGGCAGCGGATTTCCGGTGA
- a CDS encoding carbohydrate kinase family protein, with product MVRVVAAGHVNWDVTLRVDSLPEPDGEAQLVSQRRSGGGSAANVACALAGFDVDTGLVGSVGDDENGLLARRELEGADVDLRGLRVVADAETSVKYLVVDADGEVMVLGNDGANEAVVPGDVDADYVEAADHLHLTSQRPETAAHLATVASEADATVSFDPGRRLDERDFSDAIALADVLFVNDREALEVLDEQASYAESALSDRVVVVKHGADGATVHTPDCSYDHPGFDVETVDTTGAGDAFAAGFLAVLLDHPDDHERALEFANACGALAAQSEGARTAPTREATESFLDGQF from the coding sequence ATGGTTAGAGTCGTCGCCGCCGGCCACGTCAACTGGGACGTGACGCTCCGCGTGGACTCCCTCCCGGAGCCCGACGGCGAAGCGCAACTCGTCTCCCAGCGGCGCTCCGGCGGCGGCAGCGCCGCCAACGTCGCCTGCGCGCTCGCGGGCTTCGACGTCGACACGGGCCTCGTCGGCAGCGTCGGCGACGACGAGAACGGCCTGCTCGCGCGCCGCGAACTGGAGGGCGCGGACGTCGACCTGCGGGGCCTCCGCGTCGTCGCCGACGCCGAGACGAGCGTGAAGTACCTCGTCGTCGACGCCGACGGCGAGGTGATGGTGCTCGGCAACGACGGCGCGAACGAGGCCGTCGTCCCCGGCGACGTCGACGCGGACTACGTCGAGGCCGCCGACCACCTCCACCTCACCAGCCAGCGCCCCGAGACGGCCGCTCACCTCGCGACGGTCGCCTCCGAGGCCGACGCCACTGTCTCCTTCGACCCGGGGAGGCGCCTCGACGAGCGCGACTTCTCGGACGCCATCGCGCTCGCGGACGTGCTGTTCGTCAACGACCGGGAGGCACTGGAGGTCCTCGACGAGCAGGCCTCGTACGCCGAGTCGGCGCTCAGTGATCGCGTCGTCGTCGTGAAACACGGGGCGGACGGCGCCACCGTCCACACGCCCGACTGCTCGTACGACCACCCGGGCTTCGACGTCGAGACGGTGGACACGACGGGCGCCGGCGACGCGTTCGCCGCGGGCTTCCTCGCCGTCCTCCTCGACCACCCCGACGACCACGAGCGCGCCCTCGAGTTCGCCAACGCCTGCGGTGCGCTCGCCGCGCAGTCCGAGGGCGCGCGGACCGCTCCCACCCGCGAGGCGACCGAGTCGTTCCTCGACGGCCAGTTCTGA
- a CDS encoding ribose 1,5-bisphosphate isomerase has protein sequence MPVPEVERTAEDIADMEIRGAASIAEAAADALEAQARASEAASPDAFRAEMRAAARRLRDTRPTAVSLPNALRYVLRELDGDSVEALRVSTIEAAASFRDQLERAQDDLGDIGANRLQDGDTVMTHCHSTDALACVRAALDDGKHIEAVVKETRPRKQGHITAKQLREWDVPVTVVVDNAARRYLDDCDHVLVGADSIAADGSVINKVGTSLLAVAARERGTPIMVAAQTLKLHPDTLTGHTVEIEMRDESEVMTDAERAEVGDVAVENPAFDVTPPRYVDAIVTERGQFPPESIVTLMRELYGEGTTEPWAET, from the coding sequence ATGCCCGTACCGGAAGTCGAGCGAACGGCAGAGGACATCGCCGACATGGAGATTCGAGGCGCGGCCTCCATCGCCGAGGCCGCCGCCGACGCGCTCGAGGCGCAGGCTCGCGCCAGCGAGGCGGCCTCGCCCGACGCGTTCCGTGCAGAGATGCGAGCGGCCGCGCGCCGCCTCCGGGACACCCGCCCCACCGCCGTGAGCCTGCCGAACGCGCTCCGGTACGTCCTCCGGGAACTCGACGGCGACTCCGTCGAGGCACTCCGCGTGTCGACCATCGAGGCCGCGGCGTCGTTCCGCGACCAGCTCGAACGCGCCCAGGACGACCTCGGCGACATCGGCGCGAACCGCCTGCAGGACGGCGACACTGTGATGACCCACTGCCACTCGACGGACGCGCTGGCCTGTGTGCGCGCCGCACTCGACGACGGGAAACACATCGAGGCCGTCGTGAAGGAGACCCGGCCCCGCAAGCAGGGCCACATCACCGCGAAACAGCTCCGCGAGTGGGACGTCCCCGTCACCGTCGTCGTGGACAACGCCGCGCGGCGCTACCTCGACGACTGCGACCACGTGCTCGTCGGCGCGGACTCCATCGCCGCGGACGGCTCGGTCATCAACAAGGTCGGGACGAGCCTGCTTGCCGTCGCCGCTCGCGAGCGCGGCACGCCCATCATGGTCGCGGCGCAGACGCTGAAGCTCCACCCGGACACGCTCACGGGCCACACCGTCGAGATCGAGATGCGCGACGAGTCGGAGGTGATGACGGACGCCGAGCGCGCGGAGGTCGGCGACGTCGCCGTCGAGAACCCCGCCTTCGACGTGACGCCGCCGCGGTACGTCGACGCCATCGTCACCGAGCGCGGGCAGTTCCCGCCCGAGAGCATCGTCACGCTGATGCGGGAGCTGTACGGTGAGGGGACGACGGAGCCGTGGGCCGAGACGTAG
- a CDS encoding HalOD1 output domain-containing protein, whose amino-acid sequence MNNRIGTGIPPVPHALPPTPDVANTEWGETNEREALHYDAETNTYWAKLGSHPECVALEVVSAVATVSNTEPLKLPPVYYDIGSDAHDALVDLMITEAALGEMHVSVTYVDYEVTVHADGIICIRPPPEESTKAR is encoded by the coding sequence ATGAACAACCGAATAGGCACGGGAATACCACCAGTACCACACGCTCTCCCTCCGACCCCGGATGTAGCGAATACCGAATGGGGCGAAACCAATGAGCGAGAGGCGCTCCACTACGACGCAGAAACAAACACGTACTGGGCGAAACTCGGGAGCCATCCTGAGTGCGTCGCACTGGAAGTCGTCTCCGCTGTTGCGACGGTTTCGAACACGGAGCCGTTGAAGTTGCCCCCAGTCTACTACGACATTGGCTCAGACGCACACGACGCGCTGGTCGACCTGATGATAACGGAGGCAGCACTCGGAGAGATGCACGTCTCCGTGACGTACGTTGACTACGAGGTAACGGTCCACGCCGACGGTATCATCTGTATTCGACCACCCCCAGAGGAGTCGACTAAGGCCCGGTGA
- a CDS encoding PQQ-binding-like beta-propeller repeat protein translates to MPSRRRFLSTAGVVGSAAVAGCTTLPFVGHSRSVALGEDFPEPADAPVTHGWPQFRRDRANTACVPDADPIPEPSVDWTSRPLSIPPRASMRTVTVDGATVYTADGAAQAFDVVSGDHVWSQNATVQARVAPNVVDGLAWVRGGEGASTALALDQSSGDVADRVDLSGVPTYAPSVTPEQGYVAAPTGGQVAATMRNPDDGVGGRPDEWTHDVYGQGSFRVAATRDVYAVSYTGEAYRFTQWGFVGWRTDLDRVPATQPVVGADRVYVGIEEGAVALAQDGGRVVWTFDGADELSRSGIAFDGARVFLVDERAVHALSAKTGERVWVEEFEHDVTTMPVVGGDRVYVGTGSEVHALSVSGDREWTVDVEREVGAGLAVAGGRLYAVADGDGEGESVILSLA, encoded by the coding sequence ATGCCCTCCAGACGACGATTTCTGTCTACTGCCGGCGTGGTCGGTTCGGCCGCAGTCGCCGGCTGTACTACCCTCCCGTTCGTCGGCCACAGCCGTTCCGTGGCGCTCGGCGAGGACTTCCCTGAACCGGCCGACGCGCCAGTAACCCACGGCTGGCCGCAGTTCCGCCGGGACCGGGCGAACACGGCCTGCGTGCCGGACGCCGACCCGATTCCGGAACCGAGTGTCGACTGGACGTCGCGGCCGCTGTCGATACCGCCGCGAGCGTCGATGCGAACCGTGACGGTGGACGGCGCAACGGTGTACACGGCCGACGGCGCCGCTCAGGCCTTCGACGTCGTCTCCGGGGACCACGTCTGGAGCCAGAACGCCACCGTCCAGGCGAGAGTCGCGCCGAACGTGGTGGACGGACTCGCGTGGGTTCGGGGCGGCGAGGGGGCGTCGACCGCTCTCGCGCTCGATCAGTCGAGTGGCGACGTCGCGGACCGTGTCGACCTGTCCGGGGTGCCGACGTACGCCCCGTCGGTCACCCCCGAGCAGGGGTACGTCGCCGCGCCGACCGGTGGACAGGTCGCCGCTACGATGCGCAATCCCGACGACGGAGTGGGTGGGCGGCCAGACGAGTGGACCCACGACGTGTACGGGCAGGGGTCGTTCAGAGTGGCCGCGACGAGGGACGTCTACGCGGTGTCGTACACCGGGGAAGCGTACCGCTTCACGCAGTGGGGGTTCGTGGGGTGGCGGACCGACCTGGACCGCGTTCCCGCGACACAACCGGTGGTCGGGGCGGACCGGGTCTACGTCGGCATCGAGGAGGGTGCGGTGGCGCTCGCACAGGACGGCGGCCGGGTCGTCTGGACGTTCGACGGCGCCGACGAACTCTCGCGGTCGGGCATCGCGTTCGACGGCGCTCGTGTGTTCCTCGTCGACGAGCGAGCAGTCCACGCGCTCTCCGCGAAGACGGGCGAACGCGTCTGGGTCGAGGAGTTCGAGCACGACGTGACGACGATGCCCGTGGTGGGCGGCGACCGCGTGTACGTGGGAACCGGGAGCGAGGTTCACGCACTATCGGTGAGCGGCGACCGAGAGTGGACGGTCGACGTGGAACGGGAGGTCGGTGCGGGGCTGGCCGTCGCGGGTGGGCGCCTCTACGCCGTGGCGGACGGCGACGGGGAGGGCGAATCCGTGATACTCTCGCTCGCCTAG
- a CDS encoding spermidine synthase, whose product MGLELLAGRLVTPTFGGSIYVWGSVIGVFLTALSVGYAVGGRTAKYASPALLVSVLAASAAFAAAVVVGGETVVELSASLPIPTRYAAVPSIVVLFGPLTFFVGLVSPYGAELSAAESRGAASGRVYALGTIGSIIGTFGTTFVLIPALEVTVIAALFGGLLLVAALLVAEPTPRAVGKLGVTALLLLSATVVGVYGVNVGEDTLYEDQTAYSELRVGEADGVRTLYLDGVRHSAMYTDDRDGYVFEYSKYAHVPMLWQDDVDRVLFIGGGGFSGPKRFAEEYDVTVDVVEIDPGVVHAAEEYFGVSEGPNFDVHVEDGRRFLEQTNHTYDLVVLDAYQRDAVPFHLTTVEFMELAASKLDDDGALVANVISARSGAGSAFFRAEMKTMERAFPHVYAFPTSDTDALQNIEIVATKGQSWSQSELEALAGTRDVGVDLTGAVTRYTHPSEVETGDVPVLTDEHAPVDALLQGQAGKRYVVRQNNTTTARVAQPAL is encoded by the coding sequence ATGGGGCTGGAACTGCTCGCGGGTCGGCTCGTCACGCCGACCTTCGGGGGTAGCATCTACGTCTGGGGGAGCGTCATCGGCGTCTTCCTCACCGCGCTCAGCGTCGGGTACGCCGTCGGCGGACGCACCGCGAAGTACGCGTCGCCCGCGTTGCTCGTCTCCGTCCTCGCGGCGTCCGCGGCCTTCGCTGCCGCCGTCGTGGTGGGCGGCGAGACGGTGGTCGAACTCTCCGCGTCGCTGCCGATACCCACTCGCTACGCCGCAGTCCCCTCCATCGTCGTCCTCTTCGGCCCCCTGACGTTCTTCGTGGGGCTGGTGAGTCCGTACGGCGCGGAGCTGTCGGCCGCCGAGAGCAGGGGAGCGGCGTCCGGCCGCGTCTACGCGCTCGGCACCATCGGCAGCATCATCGGCACGTTCGGCACGACGTTCGTCCTCATCCCCGCGCTCGAGGTCACCGTCATCGCGGCACTGTTCGGCGGCCTGCTGCTCGTCGCCGCGCTGCTGGTCGCGGAGCCGACGCCGCGGGCCGTCGGCAAACTCGGCGTGACCGCGCTCCTGTTGCTCTCGGCCACTGTCGTCGGCGTCTACGGCGTGAACGTCGGCGAGGACACCCTCTACGAGGACCAGACCGCCTACTCCGAACTCCGCGTCGGGGAGGCCGACGGCGTGCGCACGCTGTACCTCGACGGCGTCCGCCACTCCGCGATGTACACGGACGACCGCGACGGCTACGTCTTCGAGTACAGCAAGTACGCCCACGTCCCGATGCTGTGGCAGGACGACGTGGACCGGGTGCTGTTCATCGGTGGCGGCGGTTTCTCCGGCCCGAAGCGCTTCGCCGAGGAGTACGACGTCACCGTCGACGTCGTCGAGATCGACCCCGGCGTCGTGCACGCCGCCGAGGAGTACTTCGGCGTCAGCGAGGGCCCGAACTTCGACGTCCACGTCGAGGACGGTCGCCGGTTCCTTGAGCAGACGAACCACACGTACGACCTCGTCGTGCTCGACGCCTACCAGCGCGACGCCGTCCCCTTCCACCTCACCACCGTCGAGTTCATGGAGCTCGCCGCGTCGAAACTCGACGACGACGGCGCGCTGGTCGCCAACGTCATCAGCGCGCGTTCGGGTGCCGGTTCGGCGTTCTTCCGCGCCGAGATGAAGACCATGGAGCGGGCGTTCCCGCACGTCTACGCGTTCCCGACGAGCGACACGGACGCGCTCCAGAACATCGAGATCGTGGCGACGAAGGGGCAGTCGTGGTCGCAGTCCGAACTCGAAGCGCTCGCCGGGACCCGGGACGTCGGCGTCGACCTCACCGGCGCCGTCACGCGGTACACCCACCCCAGCGAGGTCGAGACCGGCGACGTCCCCGTGCTCACCGACGAGCACGCGCCGGTGGACGCGCTCCTGCAGGGCCAGGCCGGCAAGCGCTACGTCGTCCGCCAGAACAACACGACGACCGCCCGCGTGGCCCAGCCCGCGCTGTGA
- a CDS encoding HalOD1 output domain-containing protein — MRDTQEFFYEPNEDEPLSTAVVTAVAEAHHEDVIEQKWVISDDINADALDGLFQQNNLKMTLQFEADSTTATIVADKNGNPVIKIESHR; from the coding sequence GTGAGAGATACACAGGAGTTCTTCTACGAGCCGAATGAGGATGAACCGCTAAGCACAGCAGTCGTCACGGCGGTTGCAGAGGCACACCACGAGGATGTAATCGAGCAAAAGTGGGTCATCAGTGACGATATTAATGCAGACGCACTCGACGGGCTCTTTCAACAGAACAATCTCAAGATGACCCTCCAGTTCGAGGCGGATTCGACGACCGCGACTATCGTCGCCGACAAAAACGGAAATCCAGTCATCAAAATCGAATCGCACCGCTAA